A window of Nostoc sp. TCL26-01 genomic DNA:
GTTTATCCGAGCCGAGGAATCCCTAGAAAAAGCACCCTGCGAGTCTGCGATGGACGCTGTTTACTGGCTGTCAATGGTTGATACTGTACCCTCTACTGAAGCTTTGGATTACGAGCAGTTACTAGAACTTCCATTCGACCAACTGACGAGTATGCAATGGCAGAAGTTACTGAGGTATGAGCCAGAGTATCGGGAGTTAGCCGCAGCGTAGACCAGAACAAGTTCAATTCAAAATGCAAAATTCAAAATTCAAAATTTCAGAGTTTGACAAATAATTTTGAATTTTGAATTACTAATTTTGAATTGGAGCAAAGCGAGTGCCTCTCATCACATTATCAAATACCACCAATACGACTATGCAACCCACCATATCAATTTCCCAAGGTTGGGACTATCCTCGATTCGCACTAGGGCAACGGACAAAGCAGGGTATCATCATCGGCTTGCAATATTACCCCGCCGATACTTTATTAGCTCATGAGTATGGTACAGGCTGGCGCTATACAGTGATGACTGACAAAAACTCAGAAGAAGTCCGCTCTTACTTCGACGACCAAATCCAACAGCTTTCTGTGGCAGAACTTCAGACGCAGTTGCAGGCGGAAGTTGAAGAACATCAGCAGCAAATCACGGCACTTCAACAGCAATTAGCAGTGATCAGGGGAGGTTCAAGTGATGGCTAAAGCCAAGGAAAACGCCTCTGATTTGACTGCTGCGAATTTGTTGCAATCGCTCCGTTGTCGTGGCGGCTCTGCACCATTGCATAGTATTGGCTTTTCTAGAGGGGTTATTCAGTATTTGTTGGATAGAAATTTGGTGAAAGTGCAAAACACTGGCTGTGGTTTTGTGTTGCAACTTATCGAAGAAAAATAATCAGCACTGGAGAAAGTTTTATGGCTGAAATCAACCTAATTGATTTAGTTAGTGTCACTCAATACCTACTATCTCAAATTGCCCAACATCCAGATTTGCTCAAATTGGAATATTACTCAGATTTAACCATTGGTGACGCTAAAACTGCACTGTCTTATCTCAAAGATGAGCGGGAGCATCCACTTTTGGAAGATATACAGGTTCTGGGAGAATATAACAACAGATAAAACAGTGTGGATGACTTACCATGAACCAGGATAAACAAGAAAGAATCAAAGCCTGTTTACAAGAATTGTCAACACTACTGTATGAAGAAGCAGATAAAAGTAAGCTGACAGACCTCGAAAGTATAGAAAAAACAGTTCGGAGTCAAATATTAGAACTAGTCAGTCCAGAAATAGCCCTTTTTTTATCGAACAAAAAACTGGAACAAAAGTAGGTAAAACCAGGAAAATTAAAAGCTTAGTGGGGGAACTGACTCTTAAAGCCAAACAGTTACAGAAACTGGGTTTGAAGCCAAGAACCCGGTTAAGTCCATTACTTCAAAAGTGTTGTTTAAGGCTGTCAGCTAACGAATCATACCAAAAAGCAGAAATTGAAGTTGAGGCATTGACAGGAGTCAAAGTGGGTCACTCAACGCAACAAAAATTAGTGCTGTCACAAGATTTTCAACTACCATTTGCAAAACAAGCAGTTTCAGAAGTCAGTGTAGATGGAGGAAAAGTCCGACTCAGAGGTAAACCGAAAGCAGGCTGTTACTGGCGAGACTATAAAACCGTTCGTCTGCAAGGGATTTACTATGGTGCGTTTTTTGATGACAACCAATCATTAGTTGATTATGTCAATAGCCAACGTCTGGTTAACCCGTTAGTGTGCTTGGGGGATGGTCATGATGGCGTGTGGAATCTAGTCAAAGAGTTTGGTAAAACAGAAAATTTTGAGCGTTGGGAAATCTTGGATTGGTATCACCTCAAAGAAAATCTCTATAAAGTTGGTGGTTCTTTAAAACGGCTTAAAGCTGCTGAAACGCTGTTATGGCAAGGTCAGATAGAAGAAACTCAAGCTTTATTTCTTCATTGCCGAGGTAAACAAGCGAAGAACTTCATTGCTTATCTTGAAAAACATCGCTCTCGTATTGTCAATTATGCCTATTACCAGGCTGAACAACTTTGTTCTATTGGTTCTGGCGCAGTTGAATCTGCTATTAAACAAATTGGTGCGAGGATTAAAATTTCTGGCGCACAGTGGAATGTTGATAGTGTTAATCACATCCTCTCTATTCGTTGTGCTTATCTCAATGGTTTATTAGCTATTTGAGTCTTTCTGCCAAAAGTGGATGCTCCCAAGATGAGCTAGAAACTAATCAACAATCTCCTGCTACTGCAAAGGCTTTTGATTAGAAGAAACTCGCCCGAATCAATTACTGAAAATTCGGGCGACTGCTAGTATTCATGGACTTAACATTTTACGACAGCAATCTGATTATTTTACACTAGAGGTTAAATATTGTGACGGAAATTAAACTAGGGCTTTGCAATCCACCTGAACCCATTTACTTGTACGTCAAAAATGGTGAATCAAGCGGTGAATCTTTCTTGTGGTATCACTACGATATTGAGAAAGATAAAACTATCCCTGTACAACAACGTGGGTTAACTGGTTATATTTCAGAACTGCGGCTAACCACAAAAGAATACAAGGGCAAGGACAACATCAAGTTAGATATAGTTCTCGCAGCTGATGAACTTTACGTCATCAGAACTGGCATAGAAACCAATTTTGCCAAGACGTTTTTACTAGCAGCTTCACAAGTTTACGACTTTTCCAAACCCGTGATTATGTCCGTTACTGCTGGTGAAGAAAATACAGTATTTTGCAGACTATACGATGCAGCTACTAAAGTGAAAATCCGCAGGGAATGGAATCCAAACTCTGACTGGGCATCGCTCATTACCGAAATTCAATCTAGATTGAGTGGAATATCTTCATCTATTTCATTAACACCAGAACAACCACCACATCCTCAAGATTTCCGGGTGAAACAGATTCGGACTTTGTTAAATTACCCGCTTGATTTAGTCCGTGAGTATTTGCAGTTTCAAGATGTGGATCGCCCCAGCTTACTTCCTTCCGGCAAGATTGATTCTTTGGTAAAAACAATGTGTTTAGCTTGGGCATCTGACAAGTTTGAGAATCCTAATGATGCCGAATCTGAATATCAAAAACAGGTGATTGATGCGTTGGCTAGTGGGGCTGATGAATTGGCAGCAATTCAGGGATGGATGCAGCAGTTGACAACAGCCAGGACTGGGGCAGCTTGATGAATAATTCAGGATTCATGAGTCAGACTATTTTTGAATTCTGGCTCTTGATTCTTTTCCTCTAAATCAAAGAAAAGGAAAGTTACACATGAGTAAACATTTTACTGAATCAAATAATTACTCCTGTCATCAAATTGCTAGTTTTCTTTCGCTGAATTTGTTTACTGTGCGGTTGTGGATCAACAGAGGTTGGCTCAAGGCTGATAATCGTTCTTCCAAGCATTATCAGGTGAAGATTGGGCATCTCAAACAGTTTCTAGAAAACCCTCCACATGAATCAATTCGCAATTCGCAATTCGCAATTATTAATTGTTTGTTGAGTAAGAAATTATGACAGAACAAATCACAGATTTAGAAAGATGTTGGTATTTATCGCCGCCCTGGGGTCAAAACATCCCACCTGTTGAAGTCAATGTATTAGAAAAAGTTTACCTCAAGACCAACAGAACATTTGGCTACTGCTTAGGGGTGCAGTGGTATGGCGACTGCTGGAATTACGTTATCGAAGTCAAAAATGATTTCATTTATGCAACAAAACATCAGATTATCGGCACTGGTCAAATACAACCCAAAACTGTGAAAAAGTCTGCTTTCGTTTTGGGAGAACGTGTGCTGTTGTGTTTCCCCAATCACGGCACAAAGCAAAGGTTGATTTTGGGGATTGAGCTAATCGAAAAGTCTTGGTTCTATTTGGTCGAGTTGGCATTACCTACTTTTGAACAATCACTTATCACGAGCAATCGGTTTTCTTTGGTACGAGAAGAAGATTTGGTGCGTGTGAATGTCTAAGCAATTACCAACAGTTTGAACAATAACGGGAGAATTAATCATGTTGACACATTTATGGCGAGACTCTGAAATCAACCAGATGCCTCAAGATGTCGAGATAAATAAATACAGCATTCCCAAAGGTTATGTGAATGCAACGCAAATGTGCCATGCCAACAATAAATTTTGGGGACATTACAAAGAAAGAAAGTCTACAAAAGCTTATTGGATAGCACTTTCAAACGACATCGGAATTCCGATATCGTCTTTAATCATTGAAATTGATGGCTATGGCAATTCTCAAGGAACTTGGGTTCATCCAGAAATAGTGATTGATTTGGCGCAGTGGGTATCTGTTGAGTTTCGCTTG
This region includes:
- a CDS encoding ISKra4 family transposase (programmed frameshift) encodes the protein MNQDKQERIKACLQELSTLLYEEADKSKLTDLESIEKTVRSQILELVSPEIAPFFIEQKTGTKVGKTRKIKSLVGELTLKAKQLQKLGLKPRTRLSPLLQKCCLRLSANESYQKAEIEVEALTGVKVGHSTQQKLVLSQDFQLPFAKQAVSEVSVDGGKVRLRGKPKAGCYWRDYKTVRLQGIYYGAFFDDNQSLVDYVNSQRLVNPLVCLGDGHDGVWNLVKEFGKTENFERWEILDWYHLKENLYKVGGSLKRLKAAETLLWQGQIEETQALFLHCRGKQAKNFIAYLEKHRSRIVNYAYYQAEQLCSIGSGAVESAIKQIGARIKISGAQWNVDSVNHILSIRCAYLNGLLAI
- a CDS encoding DUF1392 domain-containing protein; this translates as MTEQITDLERCWYLSPPWGQNIPPVEVNVLEKVYLKTNRTFGYCLGVQWYGDCWNYVIEVKNDFIYATKHQIIGTGQIQPKTVKKSAFVLGERVLLCFPNHGTKQRLILGIELIEKSWFYLVELALPTFEQSLITSNRFSLVREEDLVRVNV